One Saimiri boliviensis isolate mSaiBol1 chromosome 5, mSaiBol1.pri, whole genome shotgun sequence genomic window carries:
- the LOC101042661 gene encoding small ribosomal subunit protein uS8-like: MVHMNSLADALKSINNAEKRGKCQVLIRPSSKVIVRFLTVMMKHCYIGEFEIIDDHRAGKIVVNLTGRLNKCGMISPRFDVQLKALEKWQNNLLPSCQFGFIVLTTSAGIMDHEEAKRKHTGGKILEFFF, translated from the coding sequence ATGGTGCACATGAATAGCCTGGCTGATGCTCTCAAGAGCATCAACAATGCGGAAAAGAGAGGCAAATGCCAGGTGCTTATTAGGCCATCTTCCAAAGTCATTGTCCGGTTTCTCACTGTGATGATGAAGCATTGTTACATTGGTGAATTTGAAATCATTGACGatcacagagctgggaaaattGTTGTGAACCTCACAGGCAGGCTAAACAAGTGTGGCATGATCAGCCCCAGATTTGATGTGCAACTCAAAGCtctagaaaaatggcagaataatcTGCTTCCGTCCTGCCAGTTTGGTTTCATTGTACTGACAACCTCAGCTGGCATCATGGACCATGAAGAAGCGAAACGAAAACACACAGGAGGGAAAATCCTGGAATTCTTTTTCTAG